The sequence GCAATGAACACCTCGTCCATCAACTCACGAGGTGCGCGCCATGTCCGAATTCTTCGATCCCTACAACGCCGATCGTCCGCTCATGCTCAAGTGCAGCTGCGGACGCGACCACACGATCGCCGATCACCACGCCGAGGTGGCGGCCGACGGTGCGGCCATCGAATTGCGCCGACGCAGCGAGGCCGCCGAGTTCGAGGCCTACAGCAACGAGTTCATTGAAGCCACGCTGGTCAAGGCGCTGTTTCCGCACGACGAGGTGCGCCGCCGTTTCCTGCGCGCCGTAGGCAAGGGCACGGCCATGGCCGCCATTGCAAGCGTGTTGCCGGTGGCCAGCCTGCAAGCCATGGCGCAAGAGAAGCAAGGCTCGCTGGAGAAGACCAACCTGAAGATCGGTTTCATCCCGATCACCTGCGCCACGCCGCTCATCATGGCCGCGCCGCTGGGCTTCTACCAGAAGCAGGGCCTCAACGTCGAAGTCACCAAGACCGCGGGCTGGGCCCTGGTGCGCGACAAGATGATCAACAAGGAATACGACGCGACCCACTTCCTGTCGCCGATGCCGCTGGCCATCAGCATGGGCCTGGGCAGCAACGCCGTGCCGATGAACGTGGCGACCATCCAGAACATCAACGGCCAGGCGATCACGCTGGCCCTGAAGCACAAGAACAACCGCGATCCGAAGAACTGGAAAGGCTTCAAGTTCGGCATCCCGTTCGACTACTCGATGCACAACTTCCTGTTGCGCTACTACCTGGCCGAGAACGGCCTGAACCCGGACACCGACGTGCAGCTGCGCGTGATCCCGCCGGCGGAGATGGTGGCCAACCTGCGCGCCGGCAACATCGACGGCTTCCTCGGCCCGGACCCGTTCAACCAGCGTGCGGTGTTCGACGAAGTCGGCTTCATCCACGTGCTGACCCGCGACCTCTGGGACGGGCACCCGTGCTGCGCCTTCGGCACCAGCACCGAGTTCATCCAGAAGAACCCCAACACCTTTGCAGCGCTCTACCGTGCGGTGCTCACTTCGGCCGCCATGGCGCGCGACCCGAAGAACCGCGAGCTGATCGCCAAGGTGATCTCGCCCAGCCAATACCTCAACCAGCCCGAAGCCGTGGTCACGCAGGTGCTCACAGGGCGCTTTGCCGACGGCCTGGGCAAGATCCAGAACGTGCCCGAGCGCGCCGACTTCGATCCGATGCCGTGGCAGAGCATGGCCGTTTGGATGCTCACGCAGATGCAGCGCTGGGGCTATGTCAAGGGCGACGTGGACTACAAGGCCGTGGCCGAGAAGGTGTTCCTGATCACCGACGCGCGCAAACACATGAAGGACCTGGGTCAACCGTTCGCCGCCGGCGGTGGCTACACCAAGCACACCATCATGGGCAAGGCGTTTGATTCGGCCAAGCCTGCCGAGTACCTCAAGAGCTTCGCCATCAGCAAAGCGGCTTGACCATGAAAGCCACCAGCCTCAACCTGCGCGCGGCCCTGGTCTCGCTGATCATCTTCTGCGTCTTCATCGGGGCCTGGCAGCTTTCAACGTCGGGGCCGTCGATTGGCGGCGCCTCCAGCGGCATGACGGCCGAGGAGATCGAGTACGCCAAGATGATGGGCAAGGACCCCGGCGCCGAGAAGAGCACCGGTTTCCCACCGCCCATGGAAGTGGCCAAGGCGAGCTGGGGGCATTTGTCCGACCCGTTCTACGACAATGGTCCGAACGACAAGGGCATCGGCATCCAGCTCGCGCATTCACTCGGCCGCGTGGGCCTGGGCTTTTTGCTGGCCATGGCGGTGGCGATTCCGCTGGGCTTCCTGATTGGCATGTCGCCGCTGATGCGCAAGGCGTTCGACCCCTTCGTGCAGGTGCTCAAACCCATCAGCCCGCTGGCCTGGATGCCGCTGGCGCTCTACACGTTGAAAGACTCCGACGTGAGCGGCATTTTCGTGATCTTCATCTGCTCGGTGTGGCCGATGTTGATCAACACCGCCTTCGGTGTGTCCGCCGTCAAGCGCGAGTGGCTCAACGTGGCGAGCACGCTCGAAGTGAACCCGATCCGCAAGGCCTTCCAGGTGATCCTGCCGGCCGCCGCGCCCACCATCCTCACCGGCATGCGCATCAGCATGGGCATCGCCTGGCTGGTGATCGTGGCCGCCGAGATGCTGGTGGGTGGCACCGGCGTGGGCTACTTCGTGTGGAACGAGTGGAACAACCTCTCGCTCACCAACGTGATCTTTGCCGTGCTGCTCATCGGTGTGGTGGGCATGTTGCTCGACCTCATGTTTGCCCAGTTGCAGAAGGCGGTGACCTATGTGGAGTGACACCAGCGTGCGCGAAAGCGCCGTCCTGCCTCAAGCCACTGCGCCGGCCCCAACGAAAGCTCCCAAGATGACCGGTTTCCTCCAGGTTGAAAACCTCGCCAAGGCCTACCAGGCCGACAAGCCGGTGTTTGCCGACGTGTCCTTCGCCATCGACAAGGGCGAGTTCGTCTGCATCATCGGCCACAGCGGCTGCGGCAAGACCACCATCCTCAACGTGCTCGCGGGCCTGGACACCGCCACCTCCGGCCACTGCTTCATGGACGGCCGCGAGATCGCGGGCCCCAGCCTGGAGCGCGGCGTGGTGTTCCAGAGCCATGCGCTCATGCCCTGGCTCAGCGTGCGGCAAAACATTGCGTTCGCGGTCAAGTCGCGCTGGCCCGACTGGAGCCGCGCGCAGATCAACGAACACGCCGAAAAGTTTGTGGC is a genomic window of Hydrogenophaga sp. RAC07 containing:
- a CDS encoding CmpA/NrtA family ABC transporter substrate-binding protein — encoded protein: MSEFFDPYNADRPLMLKCSCGRDHTIADHHAEVAADGAAIELRRRSEAAEFEAYSNEFIEATLVKALFPHDEVRRRFLRAVGKGTAMAAIASVLPVASLQAMAQEKQGSLEKTNLKIGFIPITCATPLIMAAPLGFYQKQGLNVEVTKTAGWALVRDKMINKEYDATHFLSPMPLAISMGLGSNAVPMNVATIQNINGQAITLALKHKNNRDPKNWKGFKFGIPFDYSMHNFLLRYYLAENGLNPDTDVQLRVIPPAEMVANLRAGNIDGFLGPDPFNQRAVFDEVGFIHVLTRDLWDGHPCCAFGTSTEFIQKNPNTFAALYRAVLTSAAMARDPKNRELIAKVISPSQYLNQPEAVVTQVLTGRFADGLGKIQNVPERADFDPMPWQSMAVWMLTQMQRWGYVKGDVDYKAVAEKVFLITDARKHMKDLGQPFAAGGGYTKHTIMGKAFDSAKPAEYLKSFAISKAA
- the ntrB gene encoding nitrate ABC transporter permease, with protein sequence MKATSLNLRAALVSLIIFCVFIGAWQLSTSGPSIGGASSGMTAEEIEYAKMMGKDPGAEKSTGFPPPMEVAKASWGHLSDPFYDNGPNDKGIGIQLAHSLGRVGLGFLLAMAVAIPLGFLIGMSPLMRKAFDPFVQVLKPISPLAWMPLALYTLKDSDVSGIFVIFICSVWPMLINTAFGVSAVKREWLNVASTLEVNPIRKAFQVILPAAAPTILTGMRISMGIAWLVIVAAEMLVGGTGVGYFVWNEWNNLSLTNVIFAVLLIGVVGMLLDLMFAQLQKAVTYVE
- a CDS encoding ABC transporter ATP-binding protein; protein product: MWSDTSVRESAVLPQATAPAPTKAPKMTGFLQVENLAKAYQADKPVFADVSFAIDKGEFVCIIGHSGCGKTTILNVLAGLDTATSGHCFMDGREIAGPSLERGVVFQSHALMPWLSVRQNIAFAVKSRWPDWSRAQINEHAEKFVALVGLSPAIDKKPSQLSGGMKQRVGIARAFAIQPKMLLLDEPFGALDALTRGTIQDELMGIVRETHQTVFMITHDVDEAILLADRILLMSNGSETPNGYKPGGMAEVVVNPLPRSRTRAQLHHLDGYYDLRNHIVDFLVSRAKAH